Proteins encoded by one window of Asterias rubens chromosome 18, eAstRub1.3, whole genome shotgun sequence:
- the LOC117302533 gene encoding pleckstrin homology domain-containing family M member 2-like, with protein MSSKRGHFKDRILEGIAKAIKEVQSFSYGLDGEVLKVTNDDRPLQKLVERLDHAFLHGLKNVTCGYWGVTKLFAHRGIINEITHLDRLTTDLGRSRAWLYKSLNETAMESYLRCFLENPITMRKYYVENGMLRDKQRLIILQTLISGLDFVTFDLELNIAYFDLVSYIPRSASISEHEDNTPTNDNVPTTPSTPATNPDNDGNSSIASSDAFSPMDESPQAGSKIPDLLLKDKMKRIEKRHSLPQHYSEIDFSDLSLAGTTDQKDGRDGGVYQRSYSVGKIGESKPVRPASLGVASRYEVKFLGEDSSPRGSIKSLEDDQRDGDLEVIRVKTKKVKKGQKKKKKTDRSSLDGDSQSITSSTACDENETDSQDQLLTMSCSVSSFQSSDGTLLNQPSNPEEINADSSTKNIIQNTVMENTECLSNLKHTPGSDEKTERLQKMDDQEEFQRHLTEENLTEESQISFDLQPTCDSNINDSANLATDLSKIELPQIIHQRLTSKSSLDFDETVQLTLSSPKPIKVFRNPSKLLEAPQPTESIEEEHSNLNQSDVLDVSLSQSVLSDEVPSFASLFSKTTSQTPWVSDDHPRSSAESSMLSDISANHSEEGSIETSGCKEREMRTSSDTSSFKEEYSDEQSEDVTKGTVTKAISMEADFHEAEIIVDNNVKLYLMLEIFKNEHEQLKKLIRMSTGHTEADLQPAFILLTDYTLYILRRGEKQGHFSTQHRLPYTTLDYISVGLHYQTIQIVCTNRRRQYWLTTGDESLTRFFLSSLRRVMDDTKRSTEPISILTDATAQLITLKKWAAQECKTEIHDIKLHLYSLIHWEDLADLSMTPDLQLYEPQVSRKGSLKYKVVGSFLVGRSHWKSGWFVLRNEMFCRYSQKEDRQPDLSIQLRAPHFGGCRRVRNGDRPHSFELILSDGASLELSCDTEEEVSDWLQTICQVVAQGQIAATTPTHAPSPCQPCCVVTTSHKLLICHEDCQTNFYRLLASVDVHDVTQLTTDHEDGAYIIVEFLSEHPQNPWVFYFNSVNEKVKFVTSLTAVWKQIMQVDLPIIPISDSRVQKRCQECSALIQSSWQRSDSLMRGRVGGNIW; from the exons ATGAGTTCTAAAAGGGGGCATTTCAAGGACAGAATTCTGGAGGGAATTGCGAAGGCGATAAAGGAG gttcaGTCATTTAGTTATGGATTGGACGGTGAAGTTCTTAAAGTCACTAATGATGACAGACCTTTACAGAAGTTGGTTGAAAGACTAGATCACGCATTCCTTCATGG GTTGAAGAATGTAACATGTGGATATTGGGGTGTGACCAAGCTGTTTGCGCATCGAGGTATCATCAATGAAATCACTCATCTGGATCGACTCACCACAGATCTAGGAAGAA GTCGGGCGTGGCTTTACAAGTCTTTGAATGAAACGGCTATGGAAAGCTACCTAAGATGCTTCCTGGAGAATCCAATCACAATGCGCAAGTATTACGTTGA GAATGGAATGCTTAGGGACAAGCAGAGACTAATTATTCTACAGACATTAATCTCTGGTCTCGActttgtgacctttgaccttgaacTG AATATTGCCTATTTTGACTTGGTCAGCTATATCCCTCGTTCAGCCTCTATATCTGAGCATGAGGACAACACCCCAACCAATGACAACGTACCTACAACCCCAAGCACACCAGCAACAAATCCTGATAATGATGGTAACTCATCTATCGCCAGCTCCGATGCCTTCTCTCCAATGGATGAATCGCCTCAAGCTGGTAGCAAGATTCCTGATTTACTTCTTAAAGACAAGATGAAAAGGATTGAGAAGCGACACTCGCTACCACAACACTACTCTGAGATTGATTTTTCCGATTTATCATTAGCCGGGACTACAGACCAGAAGGATGGTAGAGATGGAGGGGTGTACCAGAGGTCTTACAGCGTTGGCAAGATTGGAGAAAGCAAGCCTGTTAGACCAGCATCTCTTGGAGTAGCTTCTCGTTATGAAGTTAAGTTTCTCGGTGAGGATTCATCACCGAGAGGGTCGATTAAGTCTCTGGAGGATGACCAACGAGATGGAGATCTTGAGGTGATTCGAGTGAAGACGAAGAAAGTCAAGAAAGgtcagaagaagaagaaaaagactgATAGATCGTCACTTGACGGGGACAGCCAGTCAATAACATCAAGCACGGCGTGTGATGAGAATGAGACAGATAGCCAAGATCAACTACTCACCATGAGTTGCTCCGTTTCTTCTTTTCAGAGCTCTGATGGAACGCTTCTTAACCAACCCTCAAATCCCGAAGAGATAAATGCGGACAGCTCCACCAAGAATATCATACAAAATACAGTAATGGAGAACACAGAGTGCTTATCAAATCTCAAGCATACTCCAGGTAGTGATGAGAAAACTGAAAGGTTACAGAAGATGGACGATCAAGAAGAATTTCAACGACATCTTACCGAAGAAAACCTAACAGAAGAAAGCCAAATAAGCTTTGATTTGCAACCTACTTGTGACAGTAATATTAACGACTCTGCCAATCTTGCCACGGATTTATCTAAAATTGAACTTCCCCAAATCATACATCAACGTTTGACATCTAAAAGTAGTCTTGACTTCGATGAGACTGTACAATTAACTCTCAGTTCACCAAAACCAATCAAGGTTTTCCGTAATCCATCTAAACTTTTAGAAGCTCCACAACCAACGGAATCCATAGAAGAGGAACATTCCAATCTGAATCAGTCTGATGTTCTGGACGTTTCTTTGTCGCAGTCTGTACTATCAGATGAAGTGCCAAGTTTTGCCAGCTTGTTCTCCAAGACAACATCTCAAACTCCGTGGGTTTCCGACGATCACCCTCGATCTTCAGCAGAGTCCTCAATGCTCTCTGACATTTCTGCAAATCATAGCGAGGAAGGATCGATTGAGACAAGCGGCTGCAAGGAGAGAGAAATGAGAACGTCGTCGGACACCAGTTCCTTCAAGGAGGAGTATAGCGATGAGCAATCTGAGGATGTAACCAAGGGAACAGTGACCAAGGCGATCTCAATGGAAGCCGACTTTCATGAAGCGGAGATAAT AGTTGATAACAACGTTAAGCTGTATTTGATGCTAGAGATCTTCAAGAATGAACATGAACAGCTTAAGAAG CTAATACGTATGAGTACGGGTCACACGGAAGCAGACCTACAGCCAGCATTCATCTTACTGACTGATTACACATTATACATACTAAGGCGAGGGGAGAAACAAGGGCACTTTTCAACTCAGCACAGACTACCATATACAACTCTGGACTACATCTCG GTGGGTCTGCATTACCAGACTATTCAGATTGTATGCACCAATAGAAGGAGACAATATTGGCTAACCACGGGAGATGAGTCACTAACAAG GTTTTTTCTGTCATCTCTGAGACGTGTCATGGATGATACGAAGCGATCTACAGAACCAATAAGTATCTTGACTGATGCTACAGCTCAGCTTATTACTCTCAAGAAATGGGCCGCGCAGGAATGTAAAACAGag ATCCATGACATCAAATTGCATCTCTACTCCCTCATCCACTGGGAAGACCTCGCTGACCTCTCAATGACCCCTGACCTCCAGCTGTATGAACCCCAGGTCAGTCGGAAGGGTTCACTGAAGTACAAGGTAGTCGGTAGCTTCTTGGTGGGGCGTAGCCATTGGAAGAGTGGATGGTTCGTCTTACGAAATGAGATGTTTTGTAGATACAGTCAAAAGGAGGATAGACAACCAGATCTAAGTATACAACTAAG GGCACCACACTTTGGAGGCTGCAGGCGAGTGCGTAACGGAGACCGCCCTCATAGTTTTGAGTTGATACTATCAGACGGAGCATCACTAGAACTGTCATGTGACACAGAGGAGGAGGTTTCTGATTGGCTACAAACGATTTGTCAGGTGGTTGCGCAAGGG CAAATAGCAGCAACGACACCCACACACGCTCCATCACCCTGCCAGCCGTGCTGTGTTGTTACTACATCTCATAAACTGTTGATCTGCCATGAAGATTGCCAGACTAATTTCTATCGTCTCTTGGCCAGTGTGGATGTACATGATGTGACTCAACTAACAACGGATCATGAGGATGGAGCTTATATCATTGTG gaGTTCTTATCCGAGCACCCTCAGAATCCTTGGGTGTTTTATTTCAATAGCGTCAACGAGAAAGTGAAGTTTGTAACATCTTTAACCGCTGTATGGAAGCAGATCATGCAG GTTGATCTACCCATCATCCCAATCTCTGACAGCCGAGTACAAAAGAGATGTCAGGAGTGCTCCGCTCTCATCCAATCGTCATGGCAACGCAGTGACAGCCTGATGAGAGGTCGTGTCGGAGGTAACATCTGGTAA